A window of the Equus przewalskii isolate Varuska chromosome 10, EquPr2, whole genome shotgun sequence genome harbors these coding sequences:
- the ARHGEF15 gene encoding rho guanine nucleotide exchange factor 15 isoform X1 — protein MSAQSLPAATPPTQKPPRIIRPRPPSRPRAAQSPGLPHNGSSPQDPPLTSNDAPSPMCTPIFWEPPASSLKPPALLPPSASKASLDSQTSPDSPSSTPSPASRRSVSPEPAPRSPVPPPKPSGSPSTPLPLLPTAQVPAQVPAQVPAQVPAQEGSASAPGTVRRLAGRFEWGTESKVQAADTLEPGPQGGVEVNGERETPQGTLTKSGSHENGAPDAALVCPPCCPCVCHVARPGLELRWVPVGSKEDGPRAPCRASPLRTSRSRPNPPSISHPPVVLTSYRSTAEHKLLPPLKPPKPTRVRQDATNSGDAPQPDLDALCEDGIQTGDSQDEAPQNAPPATMEGRDEEGLDELKGQNWELPLQDEPLYQTYRAAVLSEELWGVGEDGGSSPTNAGEAPTFPRPPGPRNTLWQELPAVRASGLLDTLSPQERRMQESLFEVVTSEASYLRSLRLLTDTFVLSQALRDTLTPRDHHTLFSNVQRVQGVSERFLGTLLSRVRSSPHISDLCDVVHSHAVGPFSVYVDYVRNQQYQEETYSRLMDTNVRFSAELRRLQSLPKCERLPLPSFLLLPFQRITRLRMLLQNILRQTEEGSSRQENAQKALGAVSKIIERCSAEVGRMKQTEELIRLTQRLRFHKVKALPLVSWSRRLELQGELTELGCRRGGVLFTSRPRFTPLCLLLFSDLLLITQPKSGQRLQVLDYAHRSLVQAQQVPDPSGPPTFRLSLLSNHQGRPTHRLLQASSLSDMQRWLGAFPTPGPLPCSSDTIYEDCDCSQELCSEPSAPSKTEGRSLESRAPPKHLHKSPEDTRSELQKRMCWVWLGSQRPELGRRAPGSGSLGGQGSMTVRGLCYGATKQLAEEPKGLKMASSWGPRPLEAHRPFSLPQNLASVIPAYTSSNLNYNQLSRLSLRLWTDSESQLWVKKWKLWITGQLVSLPGFLAFILVLSEKHWAKQWAENREPVLLPNFIQSICFQMRNCPHTMPEGGEG, from the exons ATGTCAGCCCAGTCACTTCCTGCAGCAACACCCCCTACCCAGAAGCCCCCTCGGATCATCCGCCCCCGGCCCCCCTCTCGCCCCCGGGCTGCCCAGTCCCCAGGGCTTCCCCACAATGGCTCCTCTCCACAAGATCCTCCCCTCACCTCCAATGATGCACCATCCCCAATGTGCACCCCCATCTTCTGGGAGCCCCCAGCCTCATCCCTCAAGCCCCCTGCCCTTCTGCCGCCCTCAGCCTCTAAAGCCAGCCTTGACTCCCAGACTTCCCCAGACTCGCCTTCCAGCACCCCTAGTCCAGCATCCCGGCGCTCTGTCTCCCCAGAACCTGCTCCCCGCTCTCCAGTTCCTCCACCCAAACCCTCTGGGTCACCCAGCACACCTTTGCCCCTGCTTCCCACGGCCCAGGTCCCGGCCCAGGTCCCGGCCCAGGTCCCGGCCCAGGTCCCGGCCCAGGAAGGCTCTGCCTCGGCCCCAGGCACTGTGCGGAGACTGGCTGGCAGGTTTGAATGGGGGACTGAAAGTAAGGTCCAGGCTGCGGACACCCTGGAGCCAGGTCCCCAAGGGGGAGTGGAGGtgaatggggagagagagactcCCCAGGGCACCCTCACCAAGAGTGGGTCCCACGAGAATGGTGCTCCAG ATGCTGCTCTGGTctgccctccctgctgcccctgtGTGTGCCATGTAGCCCGGCCTGGCCTGGAGCTCCGATGGGTCCCTGTGGGGAGCAAAGAGGACGGTCCCAGGGCTCCCTGCCGGGCCTCCCCACTGCGGACCTCCCGCTCCCGCCCTAACCCTCCAAGCATCAGTCACCCCCCAGTCGTCCTCACATCCTACCGCTCCACTGCTGAGCACAAACTCCTGCCGCCCCTCAAACCCCCCAAACCAACTCGCGTCAGGCAGGACGCCACCAACTCTGGAGATGCCCCACAGCCAGATCTCGATGCACTCTGTGAAGACGGAATCCAAACAG GAGACAGTCAGGATGAAGCTCCTCAGAATGCTCCTCCAGCAACCATGGAGGGCAG GGACGAGGAGGGGCTGGACGAGCTGAAGGGGCAGAACTGGGAGCTGCCCCTGCAGGATG AGCCCCTGTACCAGACCTATCGAGCAGCCGTGCTGTCAGAGGAGCTGTGGGGGGTCGGTGAGGATGGGGGTTCCTCTCCAACTAATGCTGGAGAAGCTCCCACCTTCCCACGACCCCCTGGCCCTCGCAACACACTGTGGCAGGAACTTCCAGCTGTGCGAGCCAGCGGCCTCCTGGACACCCTCAGCCCCCAGGAGAGGCGCATGCAGGAG AGCCTGTTTGAGGTGGTGACATCTGAGGCCTCCTACCTGCGCTCCCTGCGGCTCCTGACGGACACCTTTGTGCTGAGCCAGGCCCTGCGGGACACACTCACCCCCCGAGATCATCATACCCTCTTCTCCAACGTGCAGCGAGTCCAGGGAGTCAGTGAGCG gtTTCTAGGGACGTTACTGTCCCGTGTGCGCTCTTCCCCCCACATCAGCGACCTGTGTGACGTGGTGCATTCCCACGCGGTGGGGCCTTTCTCGGTGTATGTGGATTACGTGCGCAACCAGCAGTACCAGGAGGAGACCTACAGCCGCCTCAT GGACACGAATGTGCGCTTCTCCGCCGAGCTGCGGCGGCTGCAGAGCCTCCCGAAGTGCGAGCGCCTCCCGCTGCCGTCCTTCCTGCTGCTGCCCTTTCAGCGCATCACGCGGCTCCGCATGCTGCTGCAG AATATCCTACGCCAGACAGAGGAGGGATCCAGCCGCCAGGAGAATGCCCAGAAGGCGCTGGGTGCTGTCAGCAAG ATCATTGAGCGCTGCAGCGCGGAGGTGGGGCGCATGAAGCAGACTGAGGAGCTGATCCGGCTGACGCAGAGGCTGCGCTTCCACAAAGTCAAG GCCCTGCCCCTGGTCTCCTGGTCGAGGCGCCTGGAGCTGCAGGGGGAGCTGACGGAGTTAGGGTGCCGGAGGGGGGGCGTGCTCTTCACCTCACGCCCCCGCTTTACccccctctgcctgctgctcTTTAGTGACCTGCTGCTCATCACTCAGCCCAAGAG TGGGCAGCGGTTACAGGTTCTGGACTATGCCCATCGCTCCCTGGTCCAGGCCCAGCAGGTTCCAGACCCATCTGGGCCCCCTACATTCCGCCTCTCCCTTCTCAGCAACCACCAGGGCCGCCCCACCCACCGGCTACTCCAAGCTTCATCCCT ATCAGACATGCAGCGCTGGCTGGGAGCCTTCCCTACCCCAGGCCCTCTTCCCTGCTCCTCAGACACCATCTATGAGGACTGCG ACTGTTCCCAGGAACTCTGTTCAGAGCCTTCTGCACCGTCCAAGACCGAGGGACGGAGTCTGGAGTCCAGGGCTCCCCCCAAGCACCTGCACAAGAGCCCTGAAG ACACTAGGTCTGAGCTCCAGAAGAGAATGTGCTGGGTGTGGCTTGGCAGCcagaggccagagctggggaggagagCCCCGGGTTCTGGGTCTCTTGGAGGCCAGGGCTCCATGACAGTCAGAGGGTTATGTTATGGAGCAACCAAGCAGCTGGCAGAGGAGCCCAAGGGACTGAAGATGGCCAGCAGCTGGGGCCCGAGGCCCCTTGAAGCCCACAGACCTTTCTCCTTGCCCCAAAACTTGGCCTCCGTAATTCCTGCCTACACATCCTCCAACCTGAACTATAACCAGTTGTCCAGACTCAGCCTCAGGCTTTGGACTGACTCTGAGTCCCAGCTTTGggtgaagaaatggaagctgtGGATCACTGGCCAGCTGGTGAGCCTCCCAGGCTTTCTTGCCTTCATCCTGGTCCTCTCAGAGAAACACTGGGCCAAGCAGTGGGCAGAGAACAGAGAGCCAGTGTTGCTGCCCAACTTCATCCAGAGCATCTGCTTCCAGATGAGAAACTGTCCCCACACGATGccagaaggaggtgagggatgA
- the ARHGEF15 gene encoding rho guanine nucleotide exchange factor 15 isoform X2 has translation MSAQSLPAATPPTQKPPRIIRPRPPSRPRAAQSPGLPHNGSSPQDPPLTSNDAPSPMCTPIFWEPPASSLKPPALLPPSASKASLDSQTSPDSPSSTPSPASRRSVSPEPAPRSPVPPPKPSGSPSTPLPLLPTAQVPAQVPAQVPAQVPAQEGSASAPGTVRRLAGRFEWGTESKVQAADTLEPGPQGGVEVNGERETPQGTLTKSGSHENGAPDAALVCPPCCPCVCHVARPGLELRWVPVGSKEDGPRAPCRASPLRTSRSRPNPPSISHPPVVLTSYRSTAEHKLLPPLKPPKPTRVRQDATNSGDAPQPDLDALCEDGIQTGDSQDEAPQNAPPATMEGRDEEGLDELKGQNWELPLQDEPLYQTYRAAVLSEELWGVGEDGGSSPTNAGEAPTFPRPPGPRNTLWQELPAVRASGLLDTLSPQERRMQESLFEVVTSEASYLRSLRLLTDTFVLSQALRDTLTPRDHHTLFSNVQRVQGVSERFLGTLLSRVRSSPHISDLCDVVHSHAVGPFSVYVDYVRNQQYQEETYSRLMDTNVRFSAELRRLQSLPKCERLPLPSFLLLPFQRITRLRMLLQNILRQTEEGSSRQENAQKALGAVSKIIERCSAEVGRMKQTEELIRLTQRLRFHKVKALPLVSWSRRLELQGELTELGCRRGGVLFTSRPRFTPLCLLLFSDLLLITQPKSGQRLQVLDYAHRSLVQAQQVPDPSGPPTFRLSLLSNHQGRPTHRLLQASSLSDMQRWLGAFPTPGPLPCSSDTIYEDCDCSQELCSEPSAPSKTEGRSLESRAPPKHLHKSPEGWLKGLPGAFPAQLVCEVTGEHERRKHLRQHQRLLEAVGPSSATPSAPPP, from the exons ATGTCAGCCCAGTCACTTCCTGCAGCAACACCCCCTACCCAGAAGCCCCCTCGGATCATCCGCCCCCGGCCCCCCTCTCGCCCCCGGGCTGCCCAGTCCCCAGGGCTTCCCCACAATGGCTCCTCTCCACAAGATCCTCCCCTCACCTCCAATGATGCACCATCCCCAATGTGCACCCCCATCTTCTGGGAGCCCCCAGCCTCATCCCTCAAGCCCCCTGCCCTTCTGCCGCCCTCAGCCTCTAAAGCCAGCCTTGACTCCCAGACTTCCCCAGACTCGCCTTCCAGCACCCCTAGTCCAGCATCCCGGCGCTCTGTCTCCCCAGAACCTGCTCCCCGCTCTCCAGTTCCTCCACCCAAACCCTCTGGGTCACCCAGCACACCTTTGCCCCTGCTTCCCACGGCCCAGGTCCCGGCCCAGGTCCCGGCCCAGGTCCCGGCCCAGGTCCCGGCCCAGGAAGGCTCTGCCTCGGCCCCAGGCACTGTGCGGAGACTGGCTGGCAGGTTTGAATGGGGGACTGAAAGTAAGGTCCAGGCTGCGGACACCCTGGAGCCAGGTCCCCAAGGGGGAGTGGAGGtgaatggggagagagagactcCCCAGGGCACCCTCACCAAGAGTGGGTCCCACGAGAATGGTGCTCCAG ATGCTGCTCTGGTctgccctccctgctgcccctgtGTGTGCCATGTAGCCCGGCCTGGCCTGGAGCTCCGATGGGTCCCTGTGGGGAGCAAAGAGGACGGTCCCAGGGCTCCCTGCCGGGCCTCCCCACTGCGGACCTCCCGCTCCCGCCCTAACCCTCCAAGCATCAGTCACCCCCCAGTCGTCCTCACATCCTACCGCTCCACTGCTGAGCACAAACTCCTGCCGCCCCTCAAACCCCCCAAACCAACTCGCGTCAGGCAGGACGCCACCAACTCTGGAGATGCCCCACAGCCAGATCTCGATGCACTCTGTGAAGACGGAATCCAAACAG GAGACAGTCAGGATGAAGCTCCTCAGAATGCTCCTCCAGCAACCATGGAGGGCAG GGACGAGGAGGGGCTGGACGAGCTGAAGGGGCAGAACTGGGAGCTGCCCCTGCAGGATG AGCCCCTGTACCAGACCTATCGAGCAGCCGTGCTGTCAGAGGAGCTGTGGGGGGTCGGTGAGGATGGGGGTTCCTCTCCAACTAATGCTGGAGAAGCTCCCACCTTCCCACGACCCCCTGGCCCTCGCAACACACTGTGGCAGGAACTTCCAGCTGTGCGAGCCAGCGGCCTCCTGGACACCCTCAGCCCCCAGGAGAGGCGCATGCAGGAG AGCCTGTTTGAGGTGGTGACATCTGAGGCCTCCTACCTGCGCTCCCTGCGGCTCCTGACGGACACCTTTGTGCTGAGCCAGGCCCTGCGGGACACACTCACCCCCCGAGATCATCATACCCTCTTCTCCAACGTGCAGCGAGTCCAGGGAGTCAGTGAGCG gtTTCTAGGGACGTTACTGTCCCGTGTGCGCTCTTCCCCCCACATCAGCGACCTGTGTGACGTGGTGCATTCCCACGCGGTGGGGCCTTTCTCGGTGTATGTGGATTACGTGCGCAACCAGCAGTACCAGGAGGAGACCTACAGCCGCCTCAT GGACACGAATGTGCGCTTCTCCGCCGAGCTGCGGCGGCTGCAGAGCCTCCCGAAGTGCGAGCGCCTCCCGCTGCCGTCCTTCCTGCTGCTGCCCTTTCAGCGCATCACGCGGCTCCGCATGCTGCTGCAG AATATCCTACGCCAGACAGAGGAGGGATCCAGCCGCCAGGAGAATGCCCAGAAGGCGCTGGGTGCTGTCAGCAAG ATCATTGAGCGCTGCAGCGCGGAGGTGGGGCGCATGAAGCAGACTGAGGAGCTGATCCGGCTGACGCAGAGGCTGCGCTTCCACAAAGTCAAG GCCCTGCCCCTGGTCTCCTGGTCGAGGCGCCTGGAGCTGCAGGGGGAGCTGACGGAGTTAGGGTGCCGGAGGGGGGGCGTGCTCTTCACCTCACGCCCCCGCTTTACccccctctgcctgctgctcTTTAGTGACCTGCTGCTCATCACTCAGCCCAAGAG TGGGCAGCGGTTACAGGTTCTGGACTATGCCCATCGCTCCCTGGTCCAGGCCCAGCAGGTTCCAGACCCATCTGGGCCCCCTACATTCCGCCTCTCCCTTCTCAGCAACCACCAGGGCCGCCCCACCCACCGGCTACTCCAAGCTTCATCCCT ATCAGACATGCAGCGCTGGCTGGGAGCCTTCCCTACCCCAGGCCCTCTTCCCTGCTCCTCAGACACCATCTATGAGGACTGCG ACTGTTCCCAGGAACTCTGTTCAGAGCCTTCTGCACCGTCCAAGACCGAGGGACGGAGTCTGGAGTCCAGGGCTCCCCCCAAGCACCTGCACAAGAGCCCTGAAG GCTGGCTGAAGGGGCTTCCTGGGGCCTTCCCTGCCCAGTTGGTGTGTGAAGTCACAGGGGAACACGAAAGGAGGAAGCACCTTCGCCAACACCAGAGGCTCCTTGAGGCTGTTGGGCCCTCTTCAGCCACCCCCAGTGCCCCCCCACCCTAA